CCTCGAAGTCCTCGAAGGGAGCTACGACACAGAATTGGAGGATGAGGATGACGAAGATGAGGAAATTGAAGGCGTTGAGTATGAGTATGAAGCAATTGAGAGGCGCGGCGATGATGCTGACGCTGATGATTCGGAGGGGGTGAAGGAGAAGGGAGTACCGGCGGTGATGAGGTGTTTCGACAGAGCGAAAATCTATGTGAAAGCAGGGGACGGCGGCAACGGCGTGGTGGCGATGCGGCGGGAGAAGTTTGTGCCGTTAGGGGGACCGTCAGGAGGGGACGGAGGGAGAGGAGGCAATGTGTATATAGAGGTTGATGGTTCGATGAATTCGCTGCTGCCGTTTAGGAATAGTGTGCATTTTCGGGCGGGGAGGGGTGATCATGGGAGGGGGCAGTCGCAGCATGGGGCCAAAGGGGAGGATGTGGTGGTGAAGGTGGCGCCGGGGACGGTGATTAGGGAGGCAGGGAAGGAGGAGGTGTTGTTGGAGCTGTTGCATCCGGGGCAGAGGGGGTTGTTGCTGCCTGGAGGCAGAGGTGGGAGAGGGAATGCTTCGTTTAAGTCTGGGGCTAATAAGGTGCCTAGGATTGCTGAGAACGGGGCCGAGGGTCCGGAAATGTGAGTTCTTGCAGATTTAAATGATTTGAATTGATGTGCTATTGTTGGTCTTATTGTTGTTAGTAGTCTTGTTTGGCTCCTAGTTTACTGATTTGTGTTAGTTTGAATTGTTTTCGTGGagttttttcattttgtatCATTTGGGTTAGTTTGAGTAGGGTAGGCAATGACTGACTTCAGATATTGGTTAGATTTTCTAGTGAGGTGCATAGACAGATCAAGGGTTTGATTACCGTTTGGAGTGATTCACTAGCGTCTACTTGCATATTTGGTGTTTTGTAAACAGCTAGTTCTGAGTTgatatgaaaaagaaaattttgtagCTTGATTTCAATAAAAATGGGTATTGCtattagtgtgataggtaggcTTTTCTCTTTAATGGTTTGCTTAGTTTGGGTAGGACAACGGTATGTGGCCCAAATATTGTTTAGTTTTTCTAGAAGGGGTGTGATTTCAGAAACCAGGCATGAAAGGATGAAAGTTACGTATCGTTTATGAAAGGTGCCTCTGTCTATTGTTTCTCTATATTTGACTTCCATATTTCCCTTTGATTTAAATAGGCAGTTCATAGTTGATGCAAGCAGTCCGAATTCGATTAGTTACGGTAACTTTTGGAAATGGTAGTCTGATATCCTCTCTTAGCTACCGACCAATTACTGATGCTTCTAAATCAGCGATGCTTGTATCGTTTCTATGATCATTTTCATCACTTGGACAGTAAGAATGATGTTCTTATGAATCAGGTGGTTGGACCTGGAGCTAAAGCTAGTAGCAGATGTTGGAATTGTGGGAGCTCCAAATGCAGGGAAAAGCACACTGTTGAGTGTTATAAGTGCTGCTCAGCCTACGATAGCAAATTACCCCTTCACTACTTTACTTCCAAATCTGGGTGTTGTTTCATTCGACTATGACTCGACAATGGTTGTAGCAGATCTACCGGGATTACTTGAAGGAGCACACCGGGGTTTTGGATTGGGCCATGAGTTTCTGCGTCACACTGAGAGGTGTTCTGTCCTGGTATAGGCTTACACCACCAACTTTTCAAGTAATGTTGTTTGCTATATGAATTGTGTGTTACGGTTTATGTTGAAGTATGCAGATATATTTCTGTCATTCTAGTGCCATTACCGCGTCTTTTTATCTCAGCTCGTAGAAACACAATACATAATATCTCTCAACACACATACAATCTCTTTTCTTTCAGTTATATTTGTTTCAGCAATTTCTAAAAAGTGGTCTTGGTTCATATAGACTATGCCCTCTGATTACTTTAGTTAGTGAAAGGATTTATTTGTCTatcatcttttctttttaaagtGATAGCACCAACATCACTTCTTATACTGTTAGTGCTCAATATTAGTAATACGCTCATCTTTCTGGAAATTTCAGATACATGTTGTTGATGGCTCGGGCCAGCAACCAGAATTTGAGTATGATGCTGTTCGTCTGGAACTGGAACTGTTTAGTCCTGAAATTGCTGAAAAGCCTTACATAGTCGcttttaacaaaatggaccTTCCAGATGCAAATGAACAGTGGATATCATTCAAGGAAAACTTGCAAGCCCGCGGGGTTCAAGTTTTTTGCATGAGTGCAGTTAAAGGAGAGGGTACTCAGGAGGTCATCAGTACTGCTTATCAGCTTCTGCGAAGGAGCAAAGTTGATGAGGAGGAATTCACAGGTCATACTTTTAACTTTCAATACATTGAATTTATCTTTCAAACCTTTTCACACGAATTTAAGTGTCTGATAATTACTGCTGTTGGCTAGAGTTACTTTATGCACAAAAGTAATGTGTctttttcaattgtgtatttcTGCTTTTATGATGGGTCATCAGATTTATAAGCGATTACTTAAATGAGAGTTATCCTTAGTTTGATACATAAGCTATTCTGGAGATGGTTGATTCATAGTGTAAGAGAAACGGCCGTGTGGTTAGGGTATATATGTAGTTATGCACATACTATCTTCTGTGATAATGTAGTTCTGGAAGACTACTGTATTCAGTTAATGTTTTTCATCCATTCTAGTGTTGGTGAGTTAACTGCATATTTTATTCATTCACTGTGCTGACAAATATCCTACATTTTGGTTTAGAAGATCCGGTTGACTTAGATCATGTAGCCGATATGGTGCGTAAGCAACAAACCGCCTCAATCAATGAGTTTGAGATATCATATGACAGCAGTACCAATACTTGGCATGTTGTGGGATCTGGATTACAACGTTTTGTTCAGATGACAAATTGGCGGTAGGTTGACTACACTTTTAGGTCATTGTTATaccctctattttttttctttatctttctTGTACCATCACATTATGCTTGGTCTAAGCTGTTATCATATCATATTTACACCATGACACAAACTTGGCTTCTAGATGCTCAAAGACTGCAACTTAAGATGTACTATCTGATTTCTTTGTGACTAGAGTGAAAGTTCACCTCCAAAGTTTTATTGTAATGTGTAGACCTGTATAATATTACAATCTTGTGTCCTTAATTGATCTTCTTCAAAATGTTTCTGTTGATTTAAAGTAATTGCCAGAATTTGAATGGCACACGTACAAACAAGATAGGGAGACAACCCAGCCTATAGGGGGTTGAGTTGGCTTTGGACATCATTTTAGGCTTAAATTTCCTGGAGCTTTaagaaattctttttttttcttgttctgtTTCCGTGAAGAGGTTATCTTATGCAAGAACTGTTGTATATTAGTTAATATTTCGTGATTTTGACAAACGTCTAGCACTGAATGTACTTGATAATGGTTGAGCGAGTTAAAGAGTGCAAGCAGTGTCCTCAACGTGACTTTAAGTAATACCTTTATCATATAGTTATTAGGTATATCTTTTGTTATATACTATATGCATGTCCTGCTCATTAAGTTACTTCTGTTATTTAGATTTGCATACTTGCATAATTGAATTTTTGTCTCTAGAAAGATCTGCATATTCAGGCCTGGTGAGAAACTTATGAATGCTTTCAAACAGATATATGGATTCTGAGAGGAGATTCCAACATGTTTTGGATGCTTGTGGTGTAAACAAGAATCTTAAGAAACGTGGTGTCAAAGAAGGTGACACCGTGCTTATTGGAGATGTATGTTCTTTTCATCTGTTATGTCTTTTCTGTTCTTTGGATCAGCTAACTACAAGTTTAGGGTTTCTAATATAATGTCTGATGATGGCTTATCTCATTTGCTTCCGCCAGATGGAAATGGTGTGGCATGATTCTGTTTCTGGTCCATCAAATTTAAAGAAAGGATCTGCAGAAGGAACCAAGTGGGCTCAGTTTAAGTGATCTTCATAGGTTATTCACTGAAGAAGCTAACTCGACTCAAGAAGAAGAGGTATACATATTCCAGTCTTTTGTTGTGACTGTATAACACAAAAGTACTATGTCCAACAGCTTTCTATATTCCTAGAATCTAAGTTACTCAACTCACCAGCTTGGTTACAACTGTTGAAATTagataggaagaaagaaaaaggctTAGTTGGTATATAAGCACATTATCATCAAAGCAGTTATTAGTTCATGGTTATGTATATTCAAAAATTGTTACTGATTTGCAATGCTTGCTTGCAGATCATAACGGAGCAACAATATCACTAACGAGATAGATAATGTGGCCGTCCATGAAACAAAGCCGTCGAGGCAGACAGAGAAGCAATTGTGCAAACAAGATGATCTGCGGTGATCAATCTTTTAATGATGCGACAGTGTATATGAAGCTCATCAAGACCTTACATATCGCAATAAGCCGAGCAGATGGATGTCCAAGGCAAGTTTTCCTCTACCATGCCATCCATCCTTCTTGTACCCCATATTGTAACAACGGCAGCTAAATTAAGATACATACAGTAGCTCCTGTAAGATATTTATGTAACAATCATGATCACTCTAAACATGAGAAGCAAAGGTTGGAGTTTCTCTATTTGGGTTGGAACCAGGAGACTTGGGGAGCAAATGCCGTGGTCTGTGTCCTAAAACAAAGACAGAGGACGAGTAGGTGTCATTCAGCCCTTGCCTTTAAGACTGTTTGACCAACGCTCTTTCTCTTTGGTGATTGATTCTGCTGCCTTTCACTATTTTCTTCCATTCTGAAAGGGAATCCTACCACCTCCTTCATTCACAACAAATTTCTCAGAGCAGCTTCTCTTGCATTGTTTACCTCGTATCAGTCTTTCCGTGATTTAGGTACTCAGTACCCGGTACAAAgaacttgttcttcttccaACCAAGTCACCATGACTTCACCAAATCCCCCACAACTCGAC
This is a stretch of genomic DNA from Argentina anserina chromosome 4, drPotAnse1.1, whole genome shotgun sequence. It encodes these proteins:
- the LOC126790466 gene encoding GTP-binding protein OBGC, chloroplastic isoform X1, which produces MATVSSSSMSFTTYAMGRPTRTRAPRTPRSNKPKPPNPNPNHSQLKLNRTAAKELTSVGVEATTYTRLPPKDDFPLPSSLLEFSAEVKLSDSTLAVEKKLKKNDGKIKIDEDEEEEDGGDGEFEVLEVLEGSYDTELEDEDDEDEEIEGVEYEYEAIERRGDDADADDSEGVKEKGVPAVMRCFDRAKIYVKAGDGGNGVVAMRREKFVPLGGPSGGDGGRGGNVYIEVDGSMNSLLPFRNSVHFRAGRGDHGRGQSQHGAKGEDVVVKVAPGTVIREAGKEEVLLELLHPGQRGLLLPGGRGGRGNASFKSGANKVPRIAENGAEGPEMWLDLELKLVADVGIVGAPNAGKSTLLSVISAAQPTIANYPFTTLLPNLGVVSFDYDSTMVVADLPGLLEGAHRGFGLGHEFLRHTERCSVLIHVVDGSGQQPEFEYDAVRLELELFSPEIAEKPYIVAFNKMDLPDANEQWISFKENLQARGVQVFCMSAVKGEGTQEVISTAYQLLRRSKVDEEEFTEDPVDLDHVADMVRKQQTASINEFEISYDSSTNTWHVVGSGLQRFVQMTNWRYMDSERRFQHVLDACGVNKNLKKRGVKEGDTVLIGDMEMVWHDSVSGPSNLKKGSAEGTKWAQFK
- the LOC126790466 gene encoding GTP-binding protein OBGC, chloroplastic isoform X2, with protein sequence MATVSSSSMSFTTYAMGRPTRTRAPRTPRSNKPKPPNPNPNHSQLKLNRTAAKELTSVGVEATTYTRLPPKDDFPLPSSLLEFSAEVKLSDSTLAVEKKLKKNDGKIKIDEDEEEEDGGDGEFEVLEVLEGSYDTELEDEDDEDEEIEGVEYEYEAIERRGDDADADDSEGVKEKGVPAVMRCFDRAKIYVKAGDGGNGVVAMRREKFVPLGGPSGGDGGRGGNVYIEVDGSMNSLLPFRNSVHFRAGRGDHGRGQSQHGAKGEDVVVKVAPGTVIREAGKEEVLLELLHPGQRGLLLPGGRGGRGNASFKSGANKVPRIAENGAEGPEMWLDLELKLVADVGIVGAPNAGKSTLLSVISAAQPTIANYPFTTLLPNLGVVSFDYDSTMVVADLPGLLEGAHRGFGLGHEFLRHTERCSVLIHVVDGSGQQPEFEYDAVRLELELFSPEIAEKPYIVAFNKMDLPDANEQWISFKENLQARGVQVFCMSAVKGEGTQEVISTAYQLLRRSKVDEEEFTDPVDLDHVADMVRKQQTASINEFEISYDSSTNTWHVVGSGLQRFVQMTNWRYMDSERRFQHVLDACGVNKNLKKRGVKEGDTVLIGDMEMVWHDSVSGPSNLKKGSAEGTKWAQFK